A genomic stretch from Scatophagus argus isolate fScaArg1 chromosome 19, fScaArg1.pri, whole genome shotgun sequence includes:
- the zgc:112001 gene encoding ankyrin repeat domain-containing protein 9, with amino-acid sequence MASLTVSSAARNTEKHRKSFSLLFYRAVRDLKPVWMLEDMRTMETFYQEDNASHRIYTPSEALLYAIVHDHQAYAQYLLSRYSDEALAKPGERFCCCPSSAPHLAMAVRYDRRCILSLILQETHRVPSTPPYTDRAGCFHMEDGRTPLHLACELLRPEAVILLLGNGASPHTQDHNGLTPLDVTLEKLRDSKQLNGVERRQCLDILLMFMPKVHFKMKGALGKEPERWSEVLGEDTYKYLAGSSPGPLVLIAMQTILMQLSPATFPDSLHELPIPSSLKPPGLPVAQRDRQRLM; translated from the coding sequence ATGGCCTCTCTAACCGTCAGCTCAGCGGCTCGGAACACTGAAAAGCATCGCAAGTCCTTCTCGCTGCTCTTCTACCGGGCAGTGCGGGACCTGAAGCCGGTGTGGATGCTGGAAGACATGCGGACGATGGAGACTTTTTACCAAGAGGATAACGCCAGCCATAGGATTTACACCCCGTCAGAAGCGTTGCTCTACGCTATAGTTCACGATCATCAGGCGTATGCCCAGTACCTCCTCAGCCGGTACTCTGACGAAGCGTTAGCAAAGCCGGGAGAGCGCTTCTGCTGCTGCCCCTCCTCCGCCCCGCACCTGGCCATGGCTGTCCGCTACGACAGGCGCTGCATTCTCAGCCTCATCCTACAGGAAACTCACCGGGTACCCAGCACGCCCCCCTACACGGACAGAGCCGGGTGTTTTCACATGGAGGACGGCAGGACCCCTTTACATCTGGCCTGCGAGCTCCTGCGACCCGAAGCGGTCATCCTGCTGCTGGGGAACGGAGCGTCACCGCACACCCAGGACCACAACGGCTTGACCCCGCTGGATGTCACTCTGGAGAAACTCAGGGACTCCAAGCAGCTGAACGGCGTGGAAAGGAGGCAGTGTCTGGACATCCTACTCATGTTCATGCCAAAGGttcactttaaaatgaaagGAGCTCTGGGCAAAGAGCCGGAGCGCTGGAGCGAGGTGCTGGGAGAGGACACGTACAAGTACTTGGCAGGAAGTAGTCCAGGCCCGCTGGTCCTTATTGCTATGCAGACTATTCTGATGCAGCTGAGCCCCGCGACCTTCCCCGACAGCTTGCATGAGCTGCCCATCCCCTCGTCCCTCAAACCGCCGGGTCTGCCTGTAGCCCAGCGGGACAGGCAGAGGCTAATGTAG
- the lrfn2b gene encoding leucine-rich repeat and fibronectin type-III domain-containing protein 2 encodes MDHIICCLLVLGATIMITHACPKYCMCQNLSESLGTLCPSKGLLFVPPDIDRSTVELRLGGNYILRITQQDFANMTDLVDLTLSRNTISYIQPFSFGDLETLRSLHLDNNRLMELGPDDLRGLVNLQHLIVNNNQLGRIHDKAFEDLAPALEDLDLSFNNLLSLPWDSVRQMINLHQLSLDHNLLDFIPEGTFTDLERLARLDLTSNRLQKLPPDPIFARAQDSLILTTPYAPQLSLSLGGNPLHCNCEMLWLRRLERDDDLETCASPPALKGRYFWNLKEEEFVCQPPLITQHTHRMLVLEGQTASLRCEATGDPSPTIHWISPDDRLLGNSTRTSVYSNGTLSITITTSKDYGTFTCIAANVAGESTASVEVSIVQLPHLSNGTGQPASPKSRLSDITGITRISKGVPKSQPERTVFVSEVTAVSALVKWTVSKSAPKVKMYQLQYNCSDDEVLIYRMIPASSKAFLLTNLVSGTRYDLCVLAAWDDTATTLTATNVVGCTHFFTQDDYPQCQSLPSQLLGGTMILVVGGIIVATLLVFIVILMVRYKAADTEPPAGKLTGVSDTHSQTNGGRLWQNGFLMAQSQSQPQPEPKVKAKVTLQDEVVEFKCGSLQSSLSSSSSSSSSVAGASYSPNTTLASIWRSAHPKPRSNLDHLLGAFTSLELRGAQDCDLVAPSSTALKAAKPHTDREPLLGRTLDSSLSRLLMLPLDSKPKRSQSFDMGDVTGAGASQLCSKPRRISSIWTKRSLSVNGMLLQCEEEGDTGGSKGTIDSADWVMESTV; translated from the exons ATGGACCACATCATCTGTTGCCTGCTGGTCCTGGGAGCCACAATTATGATCACCCATGCATGCCCCAAGTACTGCATGTGCCAGAATCTGTCCGAGTCCCTAGGAACATTGTGTCCATCCAAAGGCCTTCTTTTTGTGCCTCCAGACATTGACCGCAGCACAGTGGAACTCCGTCTGGGAGGGAACTACATCCTCCGCATTACACAGCAGGACTTTGCCAATATGACTGACCTGGTGGATTTGACCCTCTCCAGGAACACTATCAGCTACATTCAGCCCTTCTCCTTTGGTGACTTGGAAACACTGCGCTCGCTTCATCTGGACAACAACCGCTTGATGGAGTTAGGCCCTGATGACTTGCGAGGCTTGGTCAACCTGCAGCACCTCATTGTTAACAACAACCAACTAGGACGCATCCATGATAAAGCCTTTGAGGATCTGGCACCTGCTTTGGAGGATCTTGATCTCTCCTTCAACAACCTGCTGTCTTTGCCCTGGGACTCTGTCCGTCAGATGATTAACTTGCACCAGCTCAGCCTAGACCACAATCTATTGGACTTCATTCCAGAGGGCACCTTCACTGACCTGGAAAGGCTGGCTAGATTGGACCTGACCTCAAATCGCTTGCAGAAGCTTCCCCCAGACCCCATCTTTGCCCGTGCCCAGGATTCACTGATTCTGACTACACCCTATGCTCCCCAGTTGTCCCTAAGCCTGGGTGGGAACCCCCTTCACTGTAACTGTGAGATGCTGTGGCTTCGAAGGCTTGAGAGAGATGACGACCTGGAGACTTGTGCCTCCCCTCCTGCCCTGAAGGGTCGTTACTTTTGGAAtttgaaggaggaggagtttgtGTGTCAACCACCTCTCATTACCCAGCATACCCACAGAATGCTGGTCTTGGAGGGCCAAACAGCCAGTCTAAGGTGTGAAGCAACTGGCGATCCTTCTCCTACCATCCACTGGATCTCCCCAGATGACCGTCTGCTTGGCAACTCCACTAGAACCTCTGTGTACAGCAATGGAACCCTTagcatcaccatcaccacctccaAGGACTACGGCACCTTCACATGCATTGCTGCAAACGTGGCGGGGGAGTCGACTGCCTCTGTGGAGGTGTCCATCGTCCAGCTGCCCCACCTAAGCAATGGCACTGGGCAGCCAGCATCACCAAAGTCACGCTTGTCTGATATCACAGGAATCACCAGGATCAGCAAAGGGGTTCCCAAGAGCCAACCAGAGAggactgtgtttgtttctgaggTGACAGCTGTTTCAGCGCTGGTCAAGTGGACGGTGAGCAAATCAGCTCCCAAGGTGAAGATGTACCAGCTCCAGTACAACTGTTCTGATGATGAAGTTCTGATCTACAG GATGATTCCAGCCTCCAGCAAAGCTTTCTTGCTGACAAATCTAGTGTCGGGGACCCGCTATGATCTGTGCGTGCTGGCCGCCTGGGATGACACCGCCACCACGCTCACGGCCACCAACGTCGTGGGCTGTACCCATTTCTTCACCCAGGATGACTACCCTCAGTGCCAGTCTCTGCCTAGCCAGTTGCTGGGAGGCACCATGATCCTGGTGGTGGGAGGAATCATTGTGGCCACTTTGCTTGTGTTCATCGTCATCCTCATGGTACGCTACAAAGCTGCAGATACTGAACCCCCAGCAGGGAAGCTGACTGGTGTCAGTGATACACATTCTCAGACCAACGGGGGGCGACTCTGGCAAAATGGGTTTCTGATGGCCCAGTCTCAGTCTCAGCCTCAGCCTGAGCCAAAAGTCAAGGCCAAAGTGACTCTGCAGGATGAGGTGGTGGAGTTTAAATGTGGCTCCCTCCAGAGTAGCctcagctcttcttcctcttcttcaagCTCTGTGGCTGGGGCTTCATACAGCCCCAACACAACGCTTGCCAGTATTTGGAGGTCAGCCCACCCCAAGCCCCGGTCCAACCTAGACCACCTACTTGGGGCCTTCACCTCGCTGGAATTGCGGGGAGCACAGGACTGCGACCTGGTAGCACCCAGTAGCACTGCACTAAAGGCAGCAAAACCCCACACAGACAGGGAGCCGCTGCTGGGCCGAACCCTGGACTCTAGCCTCAGCCGACTCCTCATGCTACCTCTGGACTCCAAGCCAAAACGGAGCCAGTCCTTCGACATGGGAGATGTTACAGGCGCTGGTGCTTCTCAGCTGTGCAGCAAACCACGCAGGATCAGCAGTATTTGGACAAAGAGGAGCCTGTCTGTAAATGGCATGTTACTACAGTGTGAGGAGGAAGGGGACACAGGAGGGAGCAAAGGGACAATAGACAGTGCTGACTGGGTGATGGAGAGTACTGTGTAG